A genomic stretch from Nodosilinea sp. E11 includes:
- a CDS encoding WD40 repeat domain-containing protein: MSKLLATHLSTSVVHFKPGQVPPTFDVKVSNHSDDFATFQLEVLAAGVAAGADTHWYRQAPDLSAKIPPGDRTQFSIAILDVPPVPGGFVGAMTLTVRVFSVELRQEDRQVLNLVIEGSGIMPPRLELLLLTLTAQPLQALEIPVRLYNPNRSPLRVSLSLQGLPVEWLSDGYERRLEVPPLGETEAVFLGQLGAPIATPSQIYPFTLVAQSGHGVGTQLRSQLTVLPTGHLGFDLVTPVVMYPPSPVTQLPDPLPAPQSPALTVPEPTIPLPTTAHITLQWRNQSNLPQVITPVVQRVSVEFMGDGIEEVVPMRSRDRITLPERPLDLPIGADLPIVLPIAVQRAWLGWVRTQRFQITALRADEQIPLQPERHTVMVRVRPRVSIWLQLAAVALLTGMALLGVLKSAGHRSTVNTVRFDGRASEVLSASEDQTVRRWSISGRRLRLLQRSVQADKAVRVARYRPVGNDAVAVGYENGAVEIISLRVRQPPLVLQHPLDDRVFDLQFAPDAQSLFTAYGSGEVRRWDLSGLPSGVLQPVQTETVGFAVQALALVGTPMAQVAVGGRFNRLTLWNWQQQTLTQIPYSSKGGDQDYITSLATTDRLPERLAVADNQGRISLWDLRPCLTGGVCRPLDDWLDGHGGQPVKAIALSDDGCYLVSGGDDGQTMLWELRADGEMVQGQKLGRSRQAITAVDVTRRGDRLAVVSGGNDHRVRLYTVAKPLSCQP; the protein is encoded by the coding sequence ATGTCCAAATTGCTCGCCACCCATCTCTCCACCTCAGTTGTGCATTTCAAACCGGGGCAAGTGCCGCCGACCTTTGATGTCAAGGTGAGCAACCACAGCGATGACTTTGCCACCTTTCAGCTGGAGGTGCTGGCGGCTGGGGTCGCCGCCGGGGCCGATACCCACTGGTACCGCCAGGCTCCCGACCTGTCCGCCAAAATTCCGCCGGGCGATCGCACGCAGTTTTCCATTGCGATTTTGGATGTGCCCCCAGTCCCAGGCGGTTTTGTGGGAGCAATGACCCTGACGGTGCGGGTGTTTTCTGTAGAGCTGCGGCAGGAAGACCGGCAGGTGCTCAATCTGGTAATCGAGGGCAGTGGCATTATGCCCCCGCGTCTGGAGTTGCTGCTGCTTACCCTGACGGCGCAACCTCTGCAGGCACTAGAAATTCCGGTGCGGCTCTACAACCCCAACCGGAGCCCCCTACGCGTTAGCCTGAGCCTTCAAGGGCTGCCCGTTGAGTGGCTGAGCGATGGCTATGAGCGCCGTTTGGAGGTACCTCCACTGGGCGAGACAGAGGCTGTCTTTCTAGGCCAGCTGGGGGCCCCGATCGCCACGCCCAGCCAGATTTATCCCTTTACCCTGGTGGCGCAGAGCGGTCACGGGGTTGGCACTCAGCTGCGAAGCCAGCTCACGGTGCTACCAACCGGGCATTTGGGTTTTGATTTGGTCACTCCGGTGGTCATGTATCCGCCGTCGCCAGTTACCCAGTTACCAGACCCGTTACCAGCGCCCCAGTCACCAGCGCTCACTGTGCCAGAGCCCACAATTCCTCTGCCGACCACCGCTCATATCACCCTCCAGTGGCGCAACCAGAGCAATCTACCCCAGGTCATTACGCCGGTAGTTCAGCGGGTCAGTGTCGAGTTTATGGGCGACGGCATTGAGGAAGTTGTGCCGATGCGATCGCGCGATCGCATTACCCTGCCCGAGCGGCCCTTAGACTTACCCATCGGCGCAGACTTGCCGATAGTGCTGCCCATTGCAGTACAGCGGGCCTGGCTGGGCTGGGTACGCACCCAACGCTTTCAAATCACAGCCCTGCGCGCCGATGAGCAAATTCCGCTTCAGCCTGAGCGGCACACGGTGATGGTTCGGGTGCGGCCCCGGGTGAGCATCTGGCTACAGCTAGCAGCAGTGGCCTTGCTGACCGGAATGGCGCTGCTGGGAGTGCTGAAGTCTGCCGGGCATCGCAGCACGGTCAATACCGTACGCTTCGATGGGCGAGCCTCGGAAGTGCTGAGCGCCTCGGAAGACCAGACCGTGCGCCGCTGGTCAATCAGTGGTCGGCGGCTGCGCCTGCTGCAACGGTCTGTGCAAGCTGATAAAGCGGTACGAGTGGCCCGCTATCGACCGGTGGGCAACGATGCCGTTGCCGTAGGCTACGAAAATGGTGCCGTTGAAATTATTAGTTTACGGGTGCGGCAGCCGCCGCTGGTCTTGCAACACCCCCTCGACGACCGGGTGTTTGACCTGCAGTTCGCCCCCGATGCCCAATCGCTATTCACGGCCTATGGCAGTGGCGAGGTGCGGCGCTGGGATTTGTCTGGCCTACCCAGCGGCGTACTGCAACCCGTTCAGACCGAAACCGTTGGGTTTGCGGTACAGGCCCTGGCCCTAGTCGGCACTCCGATGGCTCAGGTGGCCGTAGGCGGGCGCTTTAACCGTCTCACCCTGTGGAATTGGCAGCAGCAAACGCTGACCCAGATCCCCTACTCCTCTAAAGGCGGAGACCAGGACTATATCACCAGCCTGGCCACCACCGATCGGCTGCCTGAACGGCTGGCGGTAGCGGATAACCAAGGCCGCATTAGCCTATGGGATCTGCGCCCCTGCCTGACGGGAGGTGTTTGTCGCCCTCTGGACGACTGGCTCGATGGCCACGGTGGGCAGCCAGTGAAGGCGATCGCCCTCAGCGACGATGGCTGTTATCTGGTCAGCGGCGGCGACGATGGTCAGACGATGCTTTGGGAGCTGCGGGCCGATGGGGAGATGGTGCAGGGGCAAAAACTGGGGCGATCGCGCCAGGCGATTACAGCGGTGGATGTGACCCGGCGGGGCGATCGCCTGGCGGTGGTCAGCGGCGGTAACGACCACCGAGTGAGGCTCTATACCGTAGCTAAGCCCCTCTCCTGTCAGCCCTAA